From one Aulosira sp. FACHB-615 genomic stretch:
- a CDS encoding primary-amine oxidase yields the protein MMKKLRFAVLAINIIICLSIFFGLISKVSAQQPQILHPLTPLTETEITTAVEVVKKAKSLSDTAIFSIVALKEPDKQEVLNFTPNQEVQRQAFLVVYERLQNKTYEGIVDVKQQSLNSWQEIANAQPALGYTECALTSQIVKADEKWQKAMQRREIKDFDDVKVSCWAAGILSKQEESTGDRLVRGLSYYRGDNWNYYGSPIEGVLATVNLNTGKVVSLIDRGIVPFSKEKWDYDLKSLGKLLTPPKPLKFFQPYGKTFQINGNEISWQGWKFRYLMHPRDGLVLYLVNYQDGENLRRVLYRGSLSEMVVPYGDPDPTWSFRNAFDVGEYNFGVLANALELGKDIPSNGVLLDAIFANEQGEPVTMPRVVGIYERDNGILWKHYGYDTQRNDVRRNRELVLTITATIDNYDYSLNWIFHQDGTLEVQNELSGIVLAQGTNLATESFDNSYGRLLAKNIFGVNHQHFFNYRLDMDVDGQANSVTEMNVNSVPISGKNPIGNAIAVENTPLATEKAAVRDVDTKHSREWMISSTDKKNTLGVGTAYMLMPTGNTIFFPTEGAEIRKRAEFATHHFWVTKYKPDELYAGGNYPNQSQPKEGLPKYISDNESLTNEDIVVWYTMGMTHVPRPEDWPVMPVHRVGFKLFPRGFFSRNPVINLPE from the coding sequence ATGATGAAGAAACTGCGGTTTGCTGTTTTAGCCATTAATATTATTATCTGCCTGAGTATATTTTTTGGACTAATAAGTAAAGTCTCTGCTCAACAACCGCAGATTTTACACCCTTTAACGCCGTTAACAGAAACAGAAATTACCACAGCCGTGGAGGTAGTTAAAAAAGCAAAATCGTTAAGCGACACGGCTATTTTTTCGATTGTGGCTTTAAAAGAACCGGATAAACAGGAAGTTTTAAATTTTACACCCAATCAAGAAGTTCAACGACAAGCTTTTTTAGTAGTATACGAACGTTTACAAAACAAAACCTACGAAGGTATTGTTGACGTAAAACAGCAGTCCCTTAATTCTTGGCAAGAAATAGCCAATGCTCAACCAGCTTTAGGTTATACAGAATGTGCCTTAACATCTCAAATTGTTAAAGCTGATGAAAAATGGCAAAAAGCCATGCAACGAAGGGAAATTAAAGATTTTGATGATGTTAAAGTTAGTTGTTGGGCGGCGGGAATCTTAAGTAAACAGGAAGAATCAACAGGCGATCGCTTGGTGCGTGGATTATCTTATTATCGAGGCGATAACTGGAATTATTACGGTAGTCCCATTGAAGGTGTATTAGCGACAGTTAATTTAAATACAGGTAAAGTCGTCAGTCTAATAGATAGAGGCATCGTACCATTCTCTAAAGAAAAGTGGGACTATGATCTAAAATCTTTGGGTAAATTACTCACACCACCAAAACCGTTAAAATTTTTTCAGCCTTATGGTAAAACCTTCCAAATTAATGGAAATGAAATTAGTTGGCAAGGTTGGAAGTTTCGCTATTTAATGCACCCGCGTGACGGTTTAGTGTTGTATTTAGTAAATTACCAAGATGGGGAAAATCTGCGACGAGTTTTATATCGTGGTAGCCTATCAGAAATGGTAGTCCCTTATGGTGATCCTGATCCTACTTGGTCATTTCGCAATGCTTTTGATGTTGGTGAATATAACTTTGGTGTGTTAGCGAATGCGCTGGAGTTGGGTAAAGATATCCCCAGCAACGGAGTTTTATTAGATGCGATATTTGCCAACGAACAAGGCGAACCTGTGACAATGCCGCGAGTTGTTGGTATTTATGAGCGTGATAATGGTATTCTCTGGAAACATTATGGATATGATACTCAGCGTAATGATGTCCGCCGCAATCGGGAGTTAGTGTTAACTATAACGGCGACAATTGATAATTATGATTACAGCCTGAATTGGATTTTTCACCAAGACGGTACTTTAGAAGTTCAAAACGAATTAAGCGGAATTGTTCTAGCCCAAGGGACAAATTTAGCAACAGAATCTTTTGATAATTCCTATGGACGGTTACTGGCTAAAAATATTTTTGGCGTAAATCATCAACACTTTTTTAATTACCGCCTCGATATGGATGTAGACGGACAGGCAAATTCTGTCACAGAGATGAATGTCAACTCTGTACCAATTAGTGGTAAAAATCCTATAGGAAATGCGATCGCAGTCGAAAACACACCATTAGCCACAGAAAAAGCTGCCGTCCGTGATGTTGATACCAAACATAGCCGAGAATGGATGATTAGCAGCACCGATAAAAAGAATACTCTCGGCGTGGGAACTGCATATATGTTAATGCCAACTGGAAACACCATATTTTTTCCAACTGAAGGTGCAGAAATTCGCAAACGCGCCGAATTTGCTACACATCATTTTTGGGTAACAAAATATAAACCAGATGAACTTTATGCAGGTGGTAATTATCCCAATCAAAGCCAACCAAAAGAAGGTTTACCAAAATATATTTCTGACAATGAATCATTAACAAATGAAGACATCGTAGTTTGGTACACAATGGGAATGACACACGTACCCCGTCCTGAAGATTGGCCTGTAATGCCTGTTCATCGCGTTGGTTTCAAGTTATTTCCACGCGGTTTCTTTAGCCGTAATCCTGTGATTAATTTGCCTGAATAA
- a CDS encoding HD domain-containing protein yields the protein MSHQSKTFQTVNEAYQFLEELGALPKLILHVKLVGEAADLLISKLYELQVQFDESFLRLGVAFHDAGKIIHPEELTAKGINHEADGENLLIKNGVDSTLARCCRSHAQWQTMECSFEEICVALSDTLWKGKRNNQLEDLFMKMLVKRCHKEYWDIFIEMDSCFEKIASDGHLRLVRSQAV from the coding sequence ATGAGTCATCAAAGCAAAACCTTTCAAACAGTCAATGAAGCTTATCAGTTTCTAGAGGAATTGGGAGCTTTACCAAAACTGATACTTCACGTTAAATTAGTTGGCGAAGCTGCTGATTTGCTCATCTCAAAATTGTATGAATTACAGGTGCAGTTTGATGAAAGTTTTTTGCGGTTGGGTGTAGCGTTTCATGATGCAGGTAAAATTATTCATCCAGAGGAATTGACAGCTAAAGGTATCAATCACGAAGCTGATGGTGAGAATTTACTCATCAAAAATGGAGTTGATTCAACTCTGGCGCGTTGCTGTCGTTCTCATGCTCAATGGCAAACAATGGAATGTTCTTTTGAAGAGATATGTGTTGCCTTAAGCGATACACTTTGGAAAGGCAAGCGTAACAATCAATTAGAAGATTTATTTATGAAGATGTTAGTAAAAAGATGCCATAAAGAGTATTGGGATATTTTTATAGAAATGGATTCTTGTTTTGAAAAAATTGCTTCTGATGGTCATTTAAGACTAGTGCGTAGTCAAGCCGTATAA